One Algibacter sp. L3A6 genomic region harbors:
- a CDS encoding CIA30 family protein: MKHSFLILLIATTMQTDTIFKFENTSDITNWTVVDDDVMGGKSSGALTLNETGHGIYTGHVSLENNGGFSSLRYRFNNISTEGFSKVILKIKGDGKNYQFRVKSKLSDKYSYISLFRTSKTWEVIEISLADMYPAFRGRKLDIPNFDANSIEEVAFLIGNKTAEDFKLEINSIVLK, translated from the coding sequence ATGAAGCATTCATTTTTAATACTTTTAATAGCCACTACTATGCAAACAGATACTATATTTAAATTTGAAAACACATCGGATATTACTAATTGGACCGTTGTTGACGATGATGTTATGGGCGGAAAATCGTCTGGAGCATTAACTTTAAATGAAACAGGACATGGTATTTACACCGGCCATGTGTCTTTGGAAAACAATGGCGGTTTTTCCTCTTTAAGATATCGATTTAATAATATTAGCACCGAAGGCTTTTCAAAAGTGATATTGAAAATTAAAGGTGATGGTAAAAATTATCAATTTAGAGTAAAATCTAAACTTTCAGACAAATATTCATATATCTCGCTTTTCAGGACTTCAAAAACATGGGAAGTAATCGAAATATCACTAGCAGATATGTATCCAGCGTTTAGAGGTCGTAAACTCGATATTCCAAACTTCGATGCAAATAGTATTGAGGAAGTTGCATTTTTAATAGGCAACAAAACTGCTGAAGATTTTAAACTAGAAATTAATTCTATTGTTTTAAAGTAA
- a CDS encoding cryptochrome/photolyase family protein, which yields MKSINLIFPHQLFQESPIFETTAPIYIIEEYLFFKQYPFHKQKIAFHRASMKCYADFLRNKKNLEVNYIEAINDLSDIRKLIVKLSKQEVKHINYIDPTDNWLQKRIEKTSEEHGISTTAYTSPLFLNTKDELANFFRKDKKKYHQSTFYTEQRKKRKILVDSENNPLGGKWSFDAENRKKYPAKKTPPSVQYPDNDAYYLEAKSYVEKHFSNHLGSLTKRALYPTNFESTNNWLQQFFEQRFMEFGTYEDAIVAENSILNHSVLTPMLNVGLITPNQIIDACLLYAEENNVPINSTEGFIRQITGWREFIRGVYEARGSEERTTNFWGFKKKIPKSFYDGTTGIAPIDKTIKKVLQTGYCHHIERLMVLGNFMMLCEFDPDEVYKWFMELFIDAYDWVMVTNVYGMSQFADGGLMATKPYISGSNYLMKMSNYKKGDWQNTWDGLFWRFMHTHRDFFLSNPRLGMLVKMFDKMPSEKQEQHLKHAKQYLISLKN from the coding sequence ATGAAAAGCATCAACTTAATATTTCCACATCAATTGTTTCAGGAATCACCAATTTTTGAAACCACTGCTCCTATTTATATAATTGAAGAATATTTGTTTTTTAAGCAATACCCGTTTCATAAACAAAAAATAGCGTTTCATAGAGCTTCAATGAAGTGCTACGCAGATTTTCTTCGGAATAAAAAAAACCTCGAAGTAAATTATATTGAAGCTATTAACGATTTATCGGATATTAGAAAGTTAATCGTCAAGTTAAGTAAACAAGAAGTAAAACACATTAACTACATAGACCCAACGGATAATTGGCTTCAAAAAAGGATAGAAAAAACAAGTGAAGAGCACGGTATTTCAACAACCGCTTATACTTCGCCTTTATTCTTAAACACTAAAGATGAACTGGCTAATTTCTTCCGAAAGGATAAAAAGAAATACCATCAATCTACATTTTATACCGAACAGCGTAAAAAAAGAAAGATACTAGTCGATTCGGAAAACAACCCATTGGGAGGCAAATGGAGTTTTGATGCTGAAAACAGAAAAAAATATCCTGCAAAAAAAACACCACCATCGGTTCAGTATCCAGATAACGATGCTTATTATTTAGAGGCGAAATCATATGTAGAAAAGCATTTTTCTAACCACTTAGGGAGTCTTACAAAGCGTGCCTTATACCCTACTAATTTTGAAAGCACAAACAATTGGTTACAGCAGTTTTTTGAACAACGTTTTATGGAATTTGGAACTTATGAAGATGCTATAGTTGCAGAAAACTCTATACTAAACCATAGTGTGCTCACACCTATGCTAAACGTAGGTTTAATAACGCCTAACCAAATAATTGATGCTTGCTTATTATATGCTGAAGAGAACAATGTACCTATTAATTCTACCGAAGGTTTTATTAGGCAAATTACAGGTTGGCGCGAATTTATAAGAGGCGTTTATGAAGCTAGAGGTAGTGAAGAACGCACCACTAATTTTTGGGGATTTAAAAAGAAAATTCCTAAATCGTTTTACGATGGCACCACAGGCATAGCACCTATAGATAAAACTATTAAAAAAGTGCTGCAAACTGGCTATTGCCATCACATAGAGCGCTTAATGGTTTTAGGGAACTTTATGATGCTTTGTGAGTTCGATCCCGATGAAGTATATAAATGGTTTATGGAACTCTTTATTGATGCTTACGACTGGGTTATGGTAACCAATGTATACGGAATGAGTCAGTTTGCAGATGGTGGATTAATGGCGACAAAACCTTATATAAGCGGCAGTAATTATTTAATGAAAATGAGTAATTATAAAAAAGGAGATTGGCAAAACACTTGGGATGGGCTTTTTTGGCGCTTTATGCATACGCATCGCGACTTCTTTTTATCGAACCCTAGATTAGGCATGTTGGTGAAAATGTTTGATAAAATGCCTTCTGAAAAGCAAGAGCAACATCTTAAACATGCAAAACAGTATTTAATATCCCTAAAAAACTAA